One Epidermidibacterium keratini DNA segment encodes these proteins:
- a CDS encoding SPOR domain-containing protein — MVEPSEGPGDDKFWLRVSDGKVIRAHEAKASERLGPYDTEAEAARGLEALKEREERKRAEDEAEGY; from the coding sequence ATGGTCGAGCCATCCGAAGGTCCGGGCGACGACAAGTTCTGGCTGCGGGTCAGCGACGGCAAGGTGATTCGCGCTCATGAGGCGAAGGCCTCTGAGCGGCTCGGTCCCTATGACACCGAGGCAGAGGCCGCTCGCGGGTTGGAGGCGCTCAAGGAGCGCGAAGAACGCAAGCGGGCCGAAGACGAGGCCGAGGGCTACTAG
- a CDS encoding L,D-transpeptidase has translation MRHAPRRTSALLAVVSALVLLFMTACTSGSSTQSGAAPTEEKLAPATTSPSVTTNVAMEPAAGSTDVNPVTPVTLTAQDGILSDVVMTNEGGEPVQGTLSPDLLSWTSAEPLGYAKTYNVTANTTSIEGVVKPFESQIQTLNPTNLVSVSTVPSKSGQTFGVGMPLIVKFDEPISDKAKAEQFMTVTTNNGTTGAWYWFSDKEAHWRPKDYYQPGTQVTLDVKIFGQDLGGGLYGQEDRQVSFTIGDSMVSEVSDIDKQLRVYQNGTLIKTFPASLGMDKYPSQSGIHVVQEKYEMKIMDSSTWGLPTDAPDGYYLEVPWATRISMSGEFVHAAPWSVADQGIRNTSHGCVGISMENGQWFYENATYGDIVVIKDTKAQLKATDGWGDWNVPWDEWQAGGKK, from the coding sequence GTGCGCCACGCACCCCGTCGTACCTCGGCCCTGCTGGCCGTCGTCTCGGCGCTTGTCTTGCTCTTCATGACCGCGTGTACGTCGGGATCGTCGACCCAGTCCGGAGCTGCGCCCACCGAGGAGAAGCTCGCGCCGGCCACGACCAGCCCGTCGGTGACGACCAATGTGGCGATGGAGCCGGCCGCCGGATCTACCGACGTCAACCCGGTCACCCCGGTCACGCTCACCGCACAGGACGGCATCCTCTCGGACGTCGTCATGACCAACGAAGGCGGTGAGCCGGTGCAGGGCACGCTGTCGCCGGACCTGTTGAGCTGGACCAGCGCGGAGCCGCTTGGCTACGCCAAGACCTACAACGTCACGGCCAACACCACGAGCATCGAAGGCGTCGTCAAGCCCTTCGAGTCGCAGATCCAGACGCTGAACCCGACCAACCTCGTCTCGGTCTCGACCGTGCCGAGCAAGTCCGGACAGACCTTCGGCGTGGGTATGCCGCTCATCGTGAAGTTCGACGAGCCGATCAGCGACAAGGCCAAAGCCGAGCAGTTTATGACGGTGACCACCAACAACGGCACCACCGGCGCGTGGTACTGGTTCTCCGACAAGGAGGCGCACTGGCGCCCGAAGGACTACTACCAGCCCGGCACCCAGGTCACCCTTGATGTGAAGATCTTCGGGCAGGACCTCGGCGGTGGCCTCTATGGCCAGGAAGACCGGCAGGTCAGCTTCACCATCGGCGACTCGATGGTTTCTGAGGTCAGTGACATCGACAAGCAGCTGCGCGTCTACCAAAACGGCACGCTGATCAAGACCTTCCCCGCCTCGCTCGGCATGGACAAGTACCCGTCGCAGAGCGGGATCCACGTCGTACAAGAGAAGTACGAAATGAAGATCATGGACTCCTCGACGTGGGGCCTGCCGACCGATGCGCCGGACGGCTACTACCTCGAGGTGCCGTGGGCGACGCGCATCTCGATGTCCGGCGAGTTCGTGCACGCGGCGCCGTGGTCGGTGGCCGATCAAGGCATCCGCAACACCTCGCACGGCTGCGTCGGCATCTCAATGGAAAACGGCCAGTGGTTCTACGAGAACGCGACGTACGGCGACATCGTGGTCATCAAGGACACGAAGGCGCAGCTGAAGGCCACCGACGGATGGGGCGACTGGAACGTGCCGTGGGACGAGTGGCAGGCCGGCGGCAAAAAGTAG
- a CDS encoding sulfite exporter TauE/SafE family protein, protein MSVWEIVLLVVGGLLGGGINAIAGGGSLVVFPALLATGMSPLVANVTNSVSQWPGYIGGVIGFWPDLKDQTHRVRQVSLVAIAGSALGCVLLLTLPSSSFDAIVPALVILAAVILYFQPRLKAYAAARQSAKPGTPAAMYVVLFLAATYGGYFGGALGVILLGALAMVSPDSLRRNNAVKSAISLVVATVTVIAFGIFGPVSWLAVALIAPAALLGGVLGAKVARRIPEGALRWTVIVLSLGVGIYLAVRAIQGG, encoded by the coding sequence ATGAGTGTCTGGGAGATCGTGCTGCTGGTCGTCGGCGGTCTGCTCGGTGGCGGCATCAACGCGATCGCGGGCGGCGGTTCGCTCGTGGTCTTCCCTGCTCTTCTGGCGACCGGGATGAGCCCGCTGGTCGCTAACGTCACGAACTCCGTCTCGCAGTGGCCGGGCTACATCGGCGGGGTCATCGGCTTCTGGCCGGACCTCAAAGATCAGACGCACCGCGTCCGGCAGGTCTCGCTGGTAGCGATCGCCGGCTCGGCTCTGGGCTGCGTCCTGCTGCTCACGCTTCCATCGAGCTCTTTCGATGCCATCGTGCCGGCGCTGGTCATCCTGGCCGCCGTCATCCTCTACTTCCAGCCTCGGCTCAAGGCGTACGCCGCTGCCCGACAGTCGGCAAAACCCGGTACGCCAGCGGCAATGTACGTCGTACTCTTCCTGGCTGCGACGTACGGCGGCTACTTCGGCGGCGCGCTCGGCGTCATCCTCCTCGGTGCGCTCGCGATGGTCTCGCCGGACTCACTGCGCCGCAACAATGCCGTGAAATCGGCGATCTCGCTTGTCGTCGCGACCGTCACGGTCATCGCGTTCGGCATCTTCGGACCGGTTTCCTGGCTCGCGGTTGCGCTGATCGCACCGGCCGCGCTGCTGGGCGGCGTACTCGGGGCCAAGGTGGCGCGACGCATTCCCGAGGGCGCGTTGCGGTGGACCGTGATCGTGCTGAGCCTGGGAGTCGGAATCTACCTGGCGGTCAGAGCGATCCAAGGTGGCTGA
- a CDS encoding AMP-binding protein has product MTRQPFLHRVDSYDALWSQVNWREFPIPREFNLGSACIDEQDPTARAITIVERDRTSTDYTFGDIVERANRLANVLADKGIKRGDIVAIINPQSLQTAVSFMAIFRMGAIALPISHLFGPDALQYRFENSGARAVIVNQRRADSVREALGADSDVAVIVIDDGPDGFDALLAGASSDFEPVVTAAEDPALLIYTSGTTGNPKGALHAHRIVFGQIPIFEAAYDFYPEPGDVLWSVADWAWIAGIMDILVPAWFYGLPVIVDMDDRFDPERVVWLMREHGVTLSLLPATALRGLRASGVEGGGFAFRALVSGGEPLGAELTDWAREFFGCDVNDAYGQTEMNGLCAGSARVYPAREGAIGRPGPGNIVAVLDDAGNSLVGQSGEIAVDRHHPIVMLEYWKNPEATEGKFLGDWLLTGDVGTMDEDGYLWFESRKDDVITSSGYRVGPPEIEHTLGAHPAVAMAAVIGVPDEKRGEAPKAFVVLRDPQAASDDLAAELKTYVRDRLAAHEVPRDVVFVDDLPRTVTGKIMRRALRDD; this is encoded by the coding sequence GTGACGAGGCAACCATTCCTTCATCGAGTCGACTCGTACGACGCCCTGTGGTCGCAGGTTAACTGGCGCGAGTTCCCGATCCCGCGGGAGTTCAACCTGGGCTCGGCCTGCATCGACGAGCAGGACCCCACCGCGCGGGCCATCACCATCGTCGAACGCGATCGGACGAGCACCGACTACACGTTCGGTGACATTGTCGAGCGAGCAAACCGGCTAGCAAACGTCCTGGCAGACAAGGGAATCAAGCGCGGCGACATCGTCGCGATCATCAACCCGCAGTCGCTGCAGACCGCCGTCAGCTTCATGGCGATCTTCCGGATGGGCGCGATCGCGCTGCCGATCTCGCACCTGTTCGGGCCCGATGCGCTGCAGTACCGGTTCGAGAACTCCGGCGCCCGTGCCGTCATCGTCAACCAGCGACGGGCCGACTCGGTGCGCGAGGCACTCGGGGCGGACTCTGACGTTGCGGTCATCGTCATCGACGATGGGCCAGACGGTTTCGACGCGCTGCTCGCGGGCGCCTCGAGCGACTTTGAGCCGGTTGTGACCGCGGCGGAGGATCCGGCGCTGCTGATCTACACCTCGGGTACGACGGGAAACCCCAAGGGCGCGCTGCATGCGCACCGGATCGTCTTCGGGCAGATCCCCATCTTCGAGGCGGCGTACGACTTCTATCCCGAGCCCGGTGACGTGCTGTGGTCGGTCGCGGACTGGGCGTGGATCGCCGGCATTATGGACATCCTCGTCCCCGCATGGTTCTACGGGCTGCCAGTCATCGTCGACATGGACGACCGCTTCGACCCCGAGCGGGTCGTCTGGCTCATGCGTGAGCACGGCGTGACGCTGTCGCTGCTGCCCGCGACGGCCCTGCGCGGGCTCCGCGCGTCCGGAGTCGAAGGTGGTGGCTTCGCCTTCCGGGCGCTGGTCTCCGGCGGTGAGCCGCTGGGCGCGGAGCTCACCGACTGGGCGCGAGAGTTCTTCGGCTGCGACGTCAACGACGCCTACGGACAGACCGAGATGAACGGACTGTGCGCCGGCAGCGCCCGGGTCTACCCAGCGCGCGAAGGTGCGATCGGGCGTCCAGGACCTGGCAACATCGTCGCCGTACTCGACGACGCCGGAAACTCGCTGGTCGGGCAGAGCGGAGAAATCGCCGTCGACCGGCACCATCCGATCGTGATGCTGGAGTACTGGAAGAACCCCGAGGCGACCGAGGGCAAGTTCCTCGGCGACTGGTTGCTGACCGGCGACGTCGGAACGATGGATGAGGACGGTTACCTCTGGTTCGAGTCGCGCAAGGACGACGTCATCACCTCGTCCGGCTACCGCGTCGGGCCTCCGGAGATCGAGCACACCCTCGGCGCCCATCCGGCCGTAGCCATGGCCGCGGTCATCGGCGTACCCGATGAGAAGCGCGGTGAGGCGCCGAAGGCGTTCGTCGTACTCCGCGATCCGCAGGCGGCTTCGGACGACCTCGCTGCCGAGCTGAAGACCTACGTGCGTGACCGGCTCGCAGCGCACGAGGTGCCGCGTGACGTCGTCTTTGTCGACGACCTGCCGCGCACGGTCACCGGGAAGATCATGCGGCGAGCGTTACGCGACGACTAG
- a CDS encoding zinc ribbon domain-containing protein produces the protein MQADPTEQRRLLDLAAVDKNLAGLAHRRRTIPQLAELESNQAELTASERELGEVTTTRSDLTRDMDRLESDIDNVRNRQERNQQRLDSGAVSASKDLEALQHENATLRRRQQTLEDQEIELMEQAETLDAQIEKITAARDEIAARRGTAEGERDDQWAQLDVEIADEQTKRDTLAASFAADLLGLYDKIRATGVPGAALITQGRCGGCRMELSGSELAAVRSAAPNDVVRCESCRCIQVRTTESGL, from the coding sequence GTGCAAGCAGACCCCACCGAACAGCGACGCCTGCTCGACCTCGCGGCCGTCGACAAGAACCTCGCCGGACTCGCCCATCGTCGCCGGACGATTCCGCAGCTCGCTGAGCTCGAAAGCAACCAGGCAGAGCTGACGGCCAGCGAGCGCGAGCTCGGTGAGGTGACGACGACACGCTCGGACCTGACGCGAGACATGGACCGTCTCGAGTCCGACATCGACAACGTGCGCAACCGCCAGGAGCGCAATCAGCAGCGCCTCGACTCCGGTGCCGTCAGCGCATCGAAGGATCTCGAAGCACTGCAGCACGAAAACGCGACCCTGCGGCGCCGTCAGCAGACCCTGGAAGACCAGGAGATCGAGCTGATGGAGCAGGCCGAGACGCTCGATGCGCAGATCGAGAAGATCACCGCGGCGCGCGATGAGATCGCCGCGCGGCGCGGCACCGCCGAAGGCGAACGCGACGATCAGTGGGCCCAGCTCGATGTCGAGATCGCCGACGAGCAGACCAAGCGCGACACCCTCGCTGCCTCGTTTGCCGCTGACCTACTAGGGCTCTACGACAAGATCCGGGCGACCGGCGTACCCGGCGCGGCACTGATCACCCAGGGCCGCTGCGGCGGATGCCGGATGGAGCTATCTGGCTCCGAGCTGGCCGCCGTGCGCTCGGCCGCGCCCAACGACGTCGTGCGGTGCGAGTCGTGCCGCTGCATCCAGGTGCGCACGACCGAGTCTGGGCTGTGA
- a CDS encoding RNB domain-containing ribonuclease — MSVRRSVPGVDFAQVRKDLGIAEQFPPEVIAEAEQVVAATNGGMPDGQYDDATDIPFVTLDPDGSRDLDQAVHIARDGDGYVVHYAIADVAAFVKPGGAIDVEAWKRGQTLYCPDIRIPLHPPQLSEGAASLLPDGDRPAALWRFRLDGRGVVEEAAVRRAKVRSIAQLTYEQTQKDFESGTPHESLALLQEVGERRLAIAAGRGAINLNLPEQVVEAGPDGTWTLSYRDQLPCEVWNAEISLMTGMAAGQMMVDGGIGILRTLPVPEQEAIDELRTTARALGIDWPDDATPGQVIDSLDRRNPRHVAFIEQTPSLLRGAGYFGFTSGNPKDKVHSGIGAVYAHVTAPLRRLVDRYGTEVCLALSAGTPVPEWASSRLEELPDVMRETGQVERNLEATIIDTVEALLLAPRVGQRFEAQVVGRNDKNVTVVLADPAVRARATGQAELGATVQVELRAADPVEHKVELAVV; from the coding sequence ATGAGTGTGCGGCGCAGCGTCCCCGGAGTCGACTTCGCGCAGGTGCGCAAGGATCTTGGGATCGCTGAGCAGTTCCCGCCGGAGGTGATCGCCGAGGCCGAGCAGGTCGTGGCGGCCACCAACGGCGGGATGCCGGACGGGCAGTACGACGACGCGACCGACATCCCGTTTGTCACCCTCGACCCGGACGGCTCGCGTGATCTCGACCAGGCGGTGCATATCGCCCGGGACGGCGACGGCTACGTCGTGCACTACGCCATCGCCGACGTCGCAGCGTTTGTGAAACCGGGCGGGGCGATCGACGTCGAGGCGTGGAAGCGGGGCCAGACCCTCTACTGCCCAGACATCCGGATTCCGCTGCACCCGCCCCAGCTGTCGGAGGGCGCAGCCAGCCTGCTGCCCGACGGTGACCGTCCGGCCGCGCTGTGGCGCTTCCGCCTCGACGGCCGCGGGGTCGTCGAGGAGGCCGCCGTACGTCGAGCAAAGGTGCGCAGCATCGCCCAGCTCACCTACGAGCAGACCCAGAAGGACTTCGAGTCCGGTACGCCGCACGAGTCGCTCGCGTTGCTGCAGGAGGTGGGGGAGCGACGCCTCGCCATCGCGGCGGGCCGTGGTGCGATCAACCTCAACTTGCCCGAGCAGGTCGTCGAAGCCGGACCGGACGGCACCTGGACACTGAGCTATCGCGACCAGCTGCCGTGTGAGGTGTGGAACGCCGAGATCTCACTTATGACTGGGATGGCGGCCGGTCAGATGATGGTCGACGGCGGCATCGGGATCCTGCGCACGCTGCCGGTGCCCGAGCAGGAGGCGATCGACGAGCTACGCACGACGGCACGCGCCCTCGGCATCGACTGGCCCGATGACGCGACGCCGGGTCAGGTCATCGACTCGCTCGATCGCCGCAATCCGCGCCACGTCGCGTTCATCGAGCAGACGCCGTCGTTGCTGCGCGGTGCCGGCTACTTCGGCTTCACCAGCGGCAATCCCAAAGACAAGGTGCACTCGGGCATCGGCGCGGTCTACGCGCACGTCACGGCTCCGCTGCGGCGCCTGGTCGACCGCTACGGCACCGAAGTGTGCCTCGCCCTCAGCGCCGGTACGCCGGTCCCCGAATGGGCGTCCAGTCGGCTAGAAGAGCTGCCCGACGTCATGCGCGAGACCGGGCAGGTCGAGCGCAACCTCGAAGCCACGATCATCGACACGGTCGAGGCGCTTCTTCTGGCGCCGCGCGTCGGACAGCGCTTCGAGGCCCAGGTGGTCGGGCGAAACGACAAGAACGTCACCGTCGTACTCGCCGACCCCGCCGTGCGCGCTCGGGCTACCGGACAGGCCGAGCTCGGCGCCACCGTGCAGGTCGAGCTGCGCGCCGCGGACCCGGTCGAGCACAAGGTCGAGCTCGCGGTCGTCTGA
- a CDS encoding helical backbone metal receptor, whose protein sequence is MSVADDLGTPLELTGVRRVVSLVPSLTEAIAYDGRELLVGATDWCTHPADLDVARVGGTKNPDVAAILALRPDVVIANDEENKPEHIAQLREQGVAVYVTAPTTVDEAFTSLSRMLPALGLPISAWIEPARAQLATPIPQLEGQRMACFIWRRPWMVLGRDTFAGDMLRRLGLSNVYADSPERYPRADPDLGGREADLIVLPDEPYAFSASDGPEAFSGRRCALVSGRHLTWYGPSMVEARAVLGAALTGPVRAV, encoded by the coding sequence ATGTCCGTCGCCGACGACCTGGGTACGCCGCTGGAGCTGACCGGCGTACGCCGGGTCGTCTCGCTGGTGCCGTCGCTGACCGAGGCGATCGCCTACGACGGACGCGAGCTGCTCGTCGGCGCCACCGACTGGTGCACGCACCCTGCGGATCTCGATGTGGCACGCGTCGGCGGGACCAAGAATCCTGACGTCGCGGCGATCCTCGCCCTGCGCCCGGACGTTGTCATCGCCAACGATGAAGAAAACAAGCCTGAGCACATTGCGCAGCTACGCGAGCAGGGGGTCGCGGTCTACGTCACCGCGCCTACGACGGTCGACGAGGCGTTTACGTCGCTGAGCCGGATGCTGCCGGCGCTCGGACTGCCGATCAGCGCGTGGATCGAACCGGCTCGCGCTCAGCTCGCCACGCCGATCCCGCAGCTTGAGGGCCAGCGGATGGCCTGCTTCATCTGGCGACGCCCGTGGATGGTGCTCGGGCGCGACACGTTCGCCGGCGACATGCTGCGCCGGCTCGGGCTGAGCAACGTGTACGCCGACTCGCCCGAACGCTATCCCCGCGCGGACCCCGATCTTGGCGGCCGTGAGGCGGACCTCATCGTGCTGCCGGACGAGCCTTACGCGTTTAGTGCCAGCGACGGCCCGGAGGCGTTCAGCGGCCGCCGCTGCGCGCTCGTGTCTGGTCGGCACCTGACCTGGTACGGCCCCTCGATGGTCGAGGCGCGCGCCGTTCTCGGCGCCGCGCTGACCGGTCCCGTCCGCGCGGTCTGA
- a CDS encoding bifunctional RNase H/acid phosphatase: protein MSARYIAEADGGSRGNPGVAGYGAVVRDSESGLVLAERAEYIGTATNNVAEYRGLIAALEAARELDIDELDVRMDSKLVVEQMSGRWKIKNATLQPLALQARRLLDEFARVELHWIPRLENAAADALANEAMDNRSSVDRIPDTPPPNPPDPNVISPDPSVNSADPSVVSADPSVNSADPREVALDPREVASARPNLVTAAPGPPPKLSLVLLRHGETEQSLERRFSGRTDLPLTPKGEQQAAAAASRVADSIEAGQISAVLSSPLRRAQQTAQAVGQALGVPVKVDERLREIDFGDWEGLTFDEARRAAGDAFGTWLGSPDAAPPGGESQAQCLERVADLRNSLLREYADQRVLVVTHVTPIKSLLGEALGSAKAAGRINLDLCSLSRIDYYEGRTVVKLVNEISHLGSL from the coding sequence GTGAGCGCGCGCTACATCGCCGAGGCCGACGGTGGGTCACGCGGGAACCCCGGCGTTGCGGGGTACGGCGCCGTCGTACGCGATTCCGAGTCCGGTCTGGTGCTCGCCGAGCGGGCGGAGTACATCGGCACCGCCACCAACAACGTCGCGGAGTACCGCGGGCTGATTGCCGCGCTAGAAGCCGCGCGCGAGCTCGACATCGACGAGCTGGACGTGCGGATGGACTCCAAGCTCGTCGTCGAGCAGATGAGCGGGCGCTGGAAGATCAAGAACGCCACGCTGCAACCGCTGGCGCTGCAGGCCCGGCGGCTGCTGGATGAGTTTGCCCGGGTCGAGCTGCACTGGATCCCTCGCCTGGAAAACGCGGCTGCCGATGCGCTCGCCAACGAGGCGATGGACAACCGCTCCTCGGTCGACCGCATCCCCGACACCCCACCCCCAAACCCCCCAGATCCGAACGTTATTTCCCCCGATCCGAGCGTTAATTCCGCCGATCCGAGCGTTGTTTCCGCCGATCCGAGCGTTAATTCCGCCGATCCGAGAGAAGTTGCGCTCGATCCGAGAGAAGTTGCGTCGGCGCGGCCAAACCTCGTCACCGCAGCCCCCGGCCCGCCGCCAAAGCTGAGCCTGGTGCTGCTGCGCCACGGTGAGACAGAGCAGAGTCTGGAAAGGCGCTTTAGCGGCCGCACCGACTTGCCGCTCACACCCAAGGGCGAGCAGCAGGCAGCGGCCGCGGCGAGCCGGGTAGCCGACTCGATCGAGGCCGGGCAGATCTCCGCCGTGCTCAGCTCACCGCTGCGTCGCGCTCAGCAGACCGCGCAGGCTGTCGGCCAGGCGCTCGGCGTACCGGTCAAGGTCGACGAACGGCTGCGCGAGATCGACTTCGGCGACTGGGAAGGGCTGACGTTCGATGAAGCGCGCCGGGCCGCCGGCGATGCGTTCGGGACATGGCTCGGTTCGCCCGATGCGGCCCCGCCCGGTGGCGAGAGCCAGGCGCAGTGCCTCGAGCGGGTCGCTGATCTGCGCAACTCACTGCTTCGCGAGTACGCCGATCAGCGGGTGCTGGTCGTCACCCACGTCACCCCGATCAAGTCGCTACTCGGCGAGGCGCTCGGTAGCGCCAAGGCCGCGGGCCGGATCAACCTCGACTTGTGCTCGCTTTCGAGGATCGACTATTACGAAGGCCGCACGGTGGTCAAGCTGGTCAACGAGATCAGCCACCTTGGATCGCTCTGA